One Hevea brasiliensis isolate MT/VB/25A 57/8 chromosome 5, ASM3005281v1, whole genome shotgun sequence genomic region harbors:
- the LOC110640229 gene encoding F-box/kelch-repeat protein At1g57790, translated as MAGRKRRKLNSLAMVAMDSVRVTTNCKREKLELRTWSDLPTELLELIFCRLTLEDNIHASVVCKRWHTAAISVRVVNQSPWLMYFPRCGNFYELYDPAQRKTYSLELPELYGSRVCYTKDGWLLLFRPRTHRVFFFNPFTKQVIKLPRFELTYQIVAFSAPPTSTSCIVFTVKHISPTIVAISTCHPGATEWVTVNYQNRLPFVSSIWNKIVFCSGLFYCLSLTGWLGVFNPVERTWNVLVVPPPKCPENFFAKNWWKGKFMSEHNGDILVIYTCCNGNPIIFKLNQSQMMWKEMKTLDGVTLFASFLSSHSRTDLPGIMRNSIYFSKVRFFGKRCISYSLDDCRYYPRKQCHDWGEQDPFENIWIEPPEDLSISL; from the coding sequence GTTGGCTATGGTGGCCATGGATAGTGTAAGGGTGACAACCAATTGTAAGCGAGAGAAGTTGGAATTACGAACTTGGTCTGACCTTCCTACAGAACTTCTGGAACTGATCTTCTGCCGTTTAACTCTAGAGGATAACATTCATGCCTCTGTTGTATGCAAGAGATGGCACACAGCTGCCATTTCTGTCAGAGTGGTGAACCAATCACCCTGGCTTATGTATTTTCCAAGATGTGGGAATTTTTATGAGCTCTATGACCCAGCACAGCGCAAGACCTATTCCCTTGAGTTACCAGAGTTGTATGGGTCAAGAGTTTGTTACACTAAAGATGGTTGGTTGTTGCTTTTCAGACCCAGAACACACCGTGTTTTCTTCTTTAATCCATTTACTAAGCAAGTGATCAAACTGCCAAGATTTGAATTGACTTATCAGATAGTTGCCTTCTCTGCTCCGCCAACATCTACCAGCTGCATTGTTTTTACAGTTAAGCACATCAGTCCCACAATTGTAGCTATCAGCACTTGTCATCCTGGGGCAACCGAATGGGTTACTGTTAATTACCAAAATCGCTTGCCTTTTGTTAGTAGTATTTGGAACAAGATTGTTTTCTGCAGTGGACTTTTTTACTGTCTAAGTCTCACAGGTTGGCTAGGTGTTTTCAACCCGGTGGAACGGACTTGGAATGTTCTTGTTGTGCCTCCACCTAAATGCCCTGAGAATTTCTTTGCTAAAAATTGGTGGAAAGGAAAATTTATGTCAGAGCATAATGGAGACATCTTAGTTATTTATACATGTTGTAATGGAAACCCAATTATATTTAAGTTGAATCAGTCACAAATGATGTGGAAAGAGATGAAGACCCTTGATGGTGTGACGCTGTTTGCCAGTTTCTTATCATCTCATTCAAGAACCGATCTCCCTGGAATAATGAGAAACAGTATCTACTTCTCTAAAGTTCGTTTCTTTGGAAAGCGTTGCATATCATACTCTCTGGATGACTGTAGATACTATCCTCGCAAGCAGTGTCATGACTGGGGAGAGCAAGATCCTTTTGAGAATATTTGGATTGAACCACCTGAAGACCTCTCAATTTCTCTCTGA